The Pseudomonas kermanshahensis genome includes a window with the following:
- a CDS encoding DUF4426 domain-containing protein: MRRLALFLISLCLALPVLAADAARPERKEVFGDVTVHYSAFTSSMLTPEVAAATGLVRSKNQGVLNIAVIKANKPAMAVVSGTVKDLTGRSSPLSFKQITEQGAIYYIAQFKIEQPETVTFDINVETGGISNSLSFNQEVFPGE, translated from the coding sequence ATGCGTCGCCTAGCCCTGTTCCTGATCAGCCTGTGCCTGGCCCTGCCTGTACTGGCTGCCGATGCCGCCCGTCCCGAGCGCAAGGAAGTGTTTGGCGACGTGACGGTACACTACAGCGCGTTCACCTCAAGCATGCTGACGCCGGAGGTGGCCGCGGCCACGGGCCTGGTGCGCAGCAAGAACCAGGGCGTGCTCAACATTGCCGTGATCAAGGCCAACAAGCCGGCCATGGCGGTCGTCAGCGGCACGGTGAAAGACCTGACCGGGCGCAGCAGCCCGTTGTCCTTCAAGCAGATCACCGAACAGGGCGCGATTTACTACATCGCCCAGTTCAAGATCGAACAGCCAGAAACCGTGACCTTCGACATCAATGTCGAAACCGGCGGCATCAGTAACTCTCTCAGCTTCAACCAGGAAGTGTTCCCAGGCGAATGA
- the metX gene encoding homoserine O-succinyltransferase MetX yields the protein MSTVLPEDSVGLVTPQTARFEEPLALACGRSLASYELVYETYGTLNASASNAVLICHALSGHHHAAGYHAATDRKPGWWDSCIGPGKPIDTNRFFVVSLNNLGGCNGSTGPSSVNPATGKPYGADFPVLTVEDWVHSQARLADRLGIGQWAAIVGGSLGGMQALQWTITYPDRVRHCVDIASAPKLSAQNIAFNEVARQAILTDPEFHGGSFQDQGVIPKRGLMLARMVGHITYLSDDSMGEKFGRELKSDKLNYDFHSVEFQVESYLRYQGEEFSGRFDANTYLLMTKALDYFDPAAAHGGDLAATLASVTADYCIMSFTTDWRFSPARSREIVDALMAARKNVCYLEIDSPYGHDAFLIPTPRYMQGFSNYMNRIAI from the coding sequence ATGTCCACTGTCCTTCCCGAAGATTCCGTCGGTCTGGTTACACCGCAAACAGCCCGGTTCGAAGAACCGCTGGCCCTGGCCTGTGGCCGCTCGCTGGCCAGCTACGAGCTGGTCTACGAGACCTATGGCACCCTGAACGCCAGCGCCAGCAATGCCGTGCTGATCTGCCATGCCTTGTCCGGCCACCACCATGCCGCCGGCTACCATGCCGCCACCGACCGCAAGCCGGGCTGGTGGGACAGCTGCATCGGCCCCGGCAAGCCAATCGACACCAACCGTTTCTTCGTGGTCAGCCTGAACAACCTCGGCGGCTGCAATGGCAGTACTGGCCCGAGCAGCGTCAACCCGGCTACCGGCAAGCCCTATGGCGCCGACTTCCCGGTGCTGACCGTGGAAGACTGGGTGCACAGCCAGGCACGCCTGGCTGACCGCCTGGGCATTGGCCAGTGGGCGGCCATCGTGGGCGGCAGCCTTGGTGGCATGCAGGCGCTGCAATGGACCATCACCTACCCCGACCGCGTGCGGCACTGCGTCGATATCGCCTCGGCGCCCAAGCTCTCGGCACAGAACATTGCCTTCAACGAAGTAGCGCGCCAGGCCATCCTCACCGACCCGGAGTTCCACGGCGGTTCGTTCCAGGACCAGGGCGTGATCCCCAAGCGCGGGCTGATGCTGGCGCGCATGGTGGGCCATATCACCTACCTGTCCGATGATTCGATGGGTGAAAAATTCGGCCGTGAGCTCAAGAGCGACAAGCTCAACTACGACTTCCACAGCGTCGAATTCCAGGTCGAAAGCTACCTGCGCTATCAGGGCGAGGAATTTTCCGGCCGTTTCGACGCCAACACCTACCTGCTGATGACCAAGGCCCTGGACTACTTCGACCCGGCCGCAGCCCACGGTGGCGACCTTGCCGCCACCCTGGCCTCGGTCACGGCAGACTACTGCATCATGTCGTTCACCACCGACTGGCGCTTCTCGCCTGCCCGTTCACGCGAGATCGTCGATGCGTTGATGGCCGCGCGCAAGAACGTGTGTTATCTGGAGATCGACTCACCTTATGGGCACGATGCCTTCCTGATCCCCACACCTCGCTACATGCAGGGTTTCTCGAACTACATGAACCGCATCGCCATCTGA
- a CDS encoding YggS family pyridoxal phosphate-dependent enzyme produces the protein MSTIADNLSALAARIASAAQAAGRDPASIQLLAVSKTKPASAIREIYAAGVRDVGENYLQEALTKQEALRDLPLIWHFIGPIQSNKTKAIAEHFDWVHSVDRLKIAQRLSEQRPAALAPLNICLQVNVSGEDSKSGCAPGDLPALAAAVAKLPNLRLRGLMAIPEPTDDRAAQEAAFASLRTLQQHLGLGLDTLSMGMSHDLEAAIAQGATWVRIGTALFGARDYGPV, from the coding sequence ATGTCCACCATAGCAGACAACCTATCCGCCCTTGCCGCCCGCATCGCCAGCGCCGCCCAGGCCGCCGGGCGGGACCCGGCCAGCATCCAGTTGCTGGCTGTGAGCAAGACCAAGCCCGCCAGCGCCATCCGTGAAATCTACGCCGCTGGCGTGCGCGATGTCGGCGAAAACTACCTGCAGGAAGCCCTGACCAAGCAGGAAGCGTTGCGCGACCTGCCCTTGATCTGGCACTTCATCGGCCCCATTCAGTCGAACAAGACCAAAGCCATTGCCGAGCATTTCGACTGGGTACATTCCGTGGACCGCCTGAAAATCGCCCAACGCCTCTCGGAGCAACGCCCTGCGGCACTGGCACCGCTGAACATCTGCCTGCAGGTGAATGTCAGTGGCGAAGACAGCAAGTCCGGCTGCGCCCCGGGCGACCTGCCGGCGCTGGCCGCGGCCGTGGCGAAACTGCCCAATCTGCGCCTGCGCGGGTTGATGGCCATCCCGGAGCCCACCGATGACCGCGCCGCCCAAGAGGCCGCTTTTGCCAGCCTGCGCACCTTGCAGCAGCACCTGGGCCTTGGCCTGGACACCTTGTCCATGGGCATGAGCCACGACCTGGAGGCGGCGATTGCCCAGGGAGCGACCTGGGTACGTATCGGCACCGCCCTGTTCGGTGCCCGCGACTACGGGCCCGTCTGA
- a CDS encoding SPOR domain-containing protein, which produces MAAKKKPAPKRGASRQQAPAKQPIPGWVWLAVGLTVGAFIVFLMKLEPGGADIKRTKPEQQKPEKVAEASKTTPATAQQPVKPKYDFYTLLPESEVIVPPEAVPEKTPPVPAQPVTPVTPAEAAKIDTARAQAALLGQTPPPAPPVIKPAATTQFFLQAGSFRKQADADKVRAQIILLGQSVKVESGTVKDETWYRVLVGPFSNREQLTGAQKQLAGAGFSNLLLQQRQTRQ; this is translated from the coding sequence TTGGCTGCCAAGAAAAAACCTGCTCCAAAACGCGGCGCCAGCCGCCAACAGGCGCCGGCCAAGCAGCCGATCCCGGGTTGGGTATGGCTGGCAGTCGGGTTGACCGTGGGCGCTTTCATCGTCTTTTTGATGAAGCTCGAGCCAGGCGGCGCGGACATCAAGCGCACCAAGCCTGAACAGCAAAAACCGGAAAAGGTGGCAGAAGCCAGCAAGACCACGCCGGCCACTGCGCAGCAGCCGGTGAAGCCGAAGTATGACTTCTACACCCTGCTGCCGGAGTCCGAGGTCATCGTGCCGCCGGAAGCCGTGCCAGAGAAGACGCCACCGGTGCCTGCCCAGCCAGTGACCCCGGTCACCCCGGCAGAAGCAGCGAAGATCGACACGGCACGCGCTCAGGCCGCCTTGCTGGGCCAGACGCCACCACCGGCACCGCCGGTGATCAAGCCTGCGGCCACCACGCAGTTCTTCCTGCAGGCCGGCTCGTTCCGCAAGCAGGCGGATGCCGACAAGGTCCGCGCGCAGATCATCCTGCTCGGCCAGTCGGTGAAGGTGGAGTCGGGGACGGTCAAGGATGAAACCTGGTACCGCGTACTGGTCGGCCCGTTCAGCAACCGCGAACAACTGACCGGGGCGCAGAAACAGCTTGCCGGCGCAGGCTTCAGCAACCTGCTGCTGCAACAGCGCCAGACCCGCCAGTAA
- a CDS encoding YggT family protein: protein MNALSGAAIFVVQTLVSLYLVIVLLRFVLQLVKANFYNPLCQFAVRATQPLLKPIRRVIPSVGGLDTSSLLLAVVIQALLMGFVLMVTYGTFGDVLHLLMWAIIGITSLFLKIFWVAMIVMVIVSWVAPNSHNPAAELAYQISEPVLAPFRRLVPNLGGMDISPIFAFLAIQVIQSFVMPPLAAYAGMPQELWRMI from the coding sequence ATGAATGCACTGTCTGGCGCCGCGATCTTCGTGGTGCAAACCCTGGTCAGCCTGTATTTGGTGATCGTCCTGCTGCGCTTCGTGCTGCAACTGGTCAAGGCCAACTTCTACAACCCACTGTGCCAGTTCGCGGTACGCGCCACCCAGCCGCTGCTCAAGCCGATCCGTCGGGTCATCCCAAGCGTTGGCGGCCTGGACACCTCGTCGCTGCTGCTGGCAGTGGTCATCCAGGCGCTGCTGATGGGCTTCGTACTGATGGTCACCTACGGCACCTTCGGTGACGTGCTGCACCTGCTGATGTGGGCCATCATCGGCATCACCTCGCTGTTCCTGAAGATTTTCTGGGTAGCAATGATCGTCATGGTGATCGTCTCCTGGGTCGCGCCCAACAGCCACAACCCGGCGGCGGAGCTGGCCTACCAGATCAGCGAACCGGTGCTGGCACCGTTCCGCCGCCTCGTGCCTAACCTGGGCGGCATGGACATCTCGCCCATCTTCGCCTTCCTGGCGATCCAGGTGATCCAGTCGTTCGTCATGCCGCCGCTGGCTGCCTATGCCGGCATGCCTCAAGAACTGTGGCGGATGATCTGA
- a CDS encoding NINE protein, with product MNSYQQGEPLHDTHSKVIGYLLWIFGFTGSHRFYYGKPITGTIWFFTLGLLGIGWLIDLFLIPAMDKEADLRFRSGRIDYNIAWILLTFLGIFGLHRLYQGKWITAIIYFFTGGLFLVGVLYDFWTLNSQISEANSDRR from the coding sequence ATGAACAGTTATCAACAGGGTGAGCCGCTTCACGACACCCACAGCAAGGTCATCGGCTACTTGTTGTGGATTTTCGGCTTCACCGGCTCGCACCGTTTCTACTACGGCAAGCCGATCACTGGGACGATCTGGTTCTTTACCTTGGGCCTGCTGGGCATCGGCTGGCTGATCGACCTGTTTCTGATCCCGGCGATGGACAAGGAGGCCGACTTGCGCTTCCGGTCCGGTCGGATCGACTACAACATCGCCTGGATTCTGCTGACCTTCCTGGGCATTTTTGGCCTGCATCGCCTGTACCAGGGCAAGTGGATCACCGCGATCATCTACTTCTTCACGGGCGGCCTGTTCCTGGTCGGCGTGCTGTACGACTTCTGGACCCTGAACAGTCAGATTTCCGAAGCCAACAGCGATCGTCGCTGA
- the proC gene encoding pyrroline-5-carboxylate reductase: MSKTRIAFIGAGNMAASLIGGLRAQGLEASQIRASDTGAETRTRIQAEHGIETFEDNAQAIAGADVIVLAVKPQVMKAVCQALQAHLQEGQLIVSIAAGITCASLQSWVGPRPVVRCMPNTPALLRQGVSGLYATQEVNAEQRQQAEQLLSAVGTALWLDQEQQLDAVTAVSGSGPAYFFLLIEAMTAAGEKLGLPRETASQLTLQTALGAARMAVASDVDAAELRRRVTSPAGTTEAAIKSFQANGFEAIVEQALQAAATRSAELAEQLGK; the protein is encoded by the coding sequence ATGAGCAAGACACGTATTGCCTTTATCGGCGCCGGCAACATGGCCGCCAGCCTGATCGGCGGCCTGCGTGCCCAGGGCCTGGAGGCTTCGCAGATCCGCGCCAGCGACACGGGCGCCGAGACCCGTACCCGCATCCAGGCCGAGCACGGCATCGAAACCTTCGAAGACAATGCCCAGGCAATCGCTGGCGCCGACGTGATCGTACTGGCAGTCAAGCCGCAGGTCATGAAGGCCGTTTGCCAAGCCCTGCAAGCCCACCTGCAGGAAGGCCAGCTGATTGTTTCCATCGCTGCCGGTATCACCTGCGCCAGCCTGCAGAGCTGGGTAGGCCCACGCCCGGTGGTGCGCTGCATGCCCAACACGCCAGCGCTGCTGCGCCAAGGCGTCAGCGGCCTGTACGCCACCCAGGAAGTCAACGCAGAACAGCGGCAACAGGCCGAACAGCTGCTGTCTGCCGTGGGCACTGCCCTGTGGCTGGACCAAGAGCAGCAACTGGACGCAGTGACCGCCGTCTCCGGCAGCGGGCCGGCGTACTTCTTCCTGCTGATCGAGGCAATGACCGCCGCAGGCGAAAAGCTCGGCCTGCCTCGCGAAACCGCCTCCCAGCTGACCCTGCAGACCGCGCTGGGCGCGGCGCGCATGGCCGTGGCCAGCGATGTCGACGCTGCCGAACTGCGCCGCCGTGTCACCTCGCCAGCCGGCACCACCGAAGCTGCGATCAAGTCGTTCCAGGCCAACGGCTTCGAAGCCATCGTCGAGCAAGCGCTGCAGGCCGCAGCGACGCGCTCCGCCGAGCTGGCCGAACAACTGGGCAAATAA
- the metW gene encoding methionine biosynthesis protein MetW, which yields MRADLEIIHDWIPAGSRVLDLGCGSGELLASLRDRKQVTGYGLEIDADNIAACVAKGVNVIEQDLDKGLGNFASNSFDVVIMTQALQAVEYPDRILDEMLRVGRQCIITFPNFGHWRCRWYLATKGRMPVSDFMPYTWYNTPNIHFCTFADFEELCHERHAKVLDRLAVDHLHRNGWGGRLWPNLLGEIGIYRVSSPGLQEHQLAV from the coding sequence ATGAGAGCCGATCTGGAAATCATCCACGACTGGATTCCCGCCGGCAGCCGGGTACTCGACCTGGGCTGCGGCAGTGGCGAACTGCTGGCCTCGCTGCGTGACCGCAAGCAGGTCACCGGTTACGGCCTGGAGATCGACGCCGACAATATCGCCGCGTGCGTGGCCAAGGGCGTCAACGTCATCGAACAGGACCTGGACAAGGGCCTGGGCAACTTTGCCAGCAACAGTTTCGATGTGGTGATCATGACCCAGGCCCTGCAGGCCGTGGAGTACCCCGACCGCATCCTCGACGAGATGCTGCGCGTGGGCCGTCAGTGCATCATCACCTTCCCCAACTTCGGCCACTGGCGCTGCCGCTGGTACCTGGCGACCAAAGGCCGCATGCCGGTTTCGGACTTCATGCCGTATACCTGGTACAACACGCCGAACATCCACTTCTGCACCTTCGCCGACTTTGAAGAGCTGTGCCACGAGCGCCACGCCAAGGTCCTCGACCGCCTGGCCGTCGACCACTTGCACCGTAATGGGTGGGGCGGCCGGCTATGGCCTAATCTTCTAGGTGAGATCGGCATCTATCGCGTCAGCAGCCCTGGCCTGCAGGAGCACCAGCTCGCGGTCTGA
- a CDS encoding type IV pilus twitching motility protein PilT → MDVTDLLARAVDARASDLHLAAGQVPMLRLDGELQRMDLPPLTAAALSDAMAPLLGDDACRQWAQGDELDLALALPALGRFRLNLFRQLNGVAATFRLIPRRIATLDELDLVEVFQAVAQCSDGLILVGGPTGSGKSSTLAVLLDQLNRERPLHIITLEDPVEVIHNSQRSLVNQREMGRDCRGFAQGLRSALRQDPDVIMIGELRDLETIRLALRAAETGHLVLATVHTRSAAGSIDRLVEVFAAEEKPLVRAMLAESLRLVVAQVLVKRVGGGRVAAREVLVANTAVRNLIREGRMAQLSSVMQTGAAEGMRTMEGAMQRLKVMGWV, encoded by the coding sequence ATGGATGTGACCGACCTGTTGGCCCGTGCTGTGGATGCGCGGGCTTCGGACCTGCACCTGGCCGCGGGCCAGGTACCAATGCTGCGCCTGGATGGCGAGCTGCAACGCATGGACCTGCCGCCGCTGACGGCAGCGGCGCTGAGTGATGCCATGGCGCCCTTGCTGGGCGATGACGCTTGCCGGCAATGGGCGCAGGGGGATGAGTTGGACCTTGCGTTGGCGCTGCCAGCGTTAGGCCGTTTTCGCCTGAACCTGTTTCGCCAGTTGAATGGGGTTGCGGCGACCTTTCGCCTGATACCCAGACGCATTGCGACACTGGACGAGCTTGACCTTGTGGAAGTGTTTCAAGCTGTTGCGCAGTGTTCTGATGGCCTGATTCTGGTGGGCGGGCCCACCGGCAGTGGCAAGTCCAGCACCTTGGCGGTGCTGCTCGATCAGCTCAACCGCGAGCGGCCATTGCATATCATCACCCTTGAAGACCCTGTGGAAGTTATCCACAACAGCCAACGGAGCCTGGTCAACCAGCGCGAGATGGGCCGCGATTGCCGTGGGTTTGCCCAAGGGCTGCGCAGTGCGCTGCGTCAGGACCCGGATGTGATCATGATCGGCGAGTTGCGCGATCTGGAGACGATTCGCCTGGCATTGCGGGCGGCAGAAACGGGGCACCTGGTACTGGCAACCGTGCATACGCGCTCGGCTGCGGGCAGCATCGACCGGCTGGTGGAGGTGTTTGCCGCCGAGGAAAAACCGCTGGTGCGGGCGATGCTGGCCGAGTCGCTGCGCCTGGTGGTGGCGCAAGTGCTGGTCAAGCGCGTGGGCGGCGGGCGAGTGGCGGCGCGGGAAGTGTTGGTGGCTAACACGGCAGTGCGTAACCTGATTCGCGAAGGGCGGATGGCGCAGCTGAGTTCGGTGATGCAGACGGGGGCGGCGGAGGGGATGCGAACGATGGAGGGGGCGATGCAAAGGCTGAAAGTGATGGGATGGGTGTAG
- a CDS encoding C40 family peptidase: protein MPPLLKTWLTLCLLLPLAAHATNREQRLPNGFTGYTTNASVKHAPAKHTTLRARPSNAASSRGLPVASMSPKQSSDVLSRAVNVLGTPYVWGGSSPKKGFDCSGLVKYAFNDVADVDLPRTSNAMAQGHGVKVAKGDLKPGDLIFFNIKSRRVNHVAIYLGNDRFIHAPRRGKRVSIDTLSKPYWQKHYVVAKRVLPKEQQQLALAKR, encoded by the coding sequence ATGCCGCCTTTACTCAAGACATGGCTGACCCTCTGTCTATTATTACCCCTGGCCGCCCACGCCACCAATCGTGAGCAACGTCTTCCCAATGGTTTCACCGGCTATACCACCAATGCCTCGGTGAAACACGCGCCTGCCAAGCACACCACGCTGCGCGCACGCCCAAGCAACGCGGCCAGCAGCCGTGGGCTGCCGGTTGCCTCCATGTCGCCGAAGCAGAGCAGCGATGTGCTCAGCCGTGCGGTGAATGTGCTCGGCACGCCCTATGTCTGGGGCGGCAGCAGCCCGAAAAAGGGCTTCGACTGCAGCGGCCTGGTGAAATACGCCTTCAATGATGTGGCCGATGTCGACCTGCCACGCACCTCCAATGCCATGGCCCAGGGCCACGGCGTGAAGGTGGCGAAGGGCGACCTCAAGCCTGGCGACCTGATCTTCTTCAACATCAAGAGCCGACGGGTCAACCACGTTGCCATCTACCTGGGCAACGACCGCTTCATCCATGCCCCGCGTCGCGGCAAGCGGGTGAGCATCGACACCCTCAGCAAGCCTTACTGGCAGAAGCACTATGTCGTGGCCAAGCGGGTGTTGCCGAAAGAACAGCAGCAGCTGGCCCTGGCCAAGCGCTGA
- the argS gene encoding arginine--tRNA ligase, producing MKDTIRQLIQQALTQLVTDGVLPEGLSPAIQVENARDKTHGDFASNIAMMLAKPAGMKPRDLAEKLINALPASDDISKVEIAGPGFLNFFQNTSALADRLDAALADGHLGVRKAGAAEKVVIDLSAPNLAKEMHVGHLRSTIIGDSVARVLEFLGDQVIRQNHVGDWGTQFGMLMAYLQENPITSDELSDLENFYRAAKKRFDESEEFATRARGLVVKLQAGDPECLALWTRFKDISLSHCQKTYELLNVKLTMADVMGESAYNDDLANVVSDLKAKGLLVEDQGAQCVFLEEFKNSEGEPLPVIVQKADGGYLYATTDLAAVRYRSNVLKADRALYFVDQRQALHFNQVFEVARRAGFVGHPMQMEHMGFGTMNGADGRPFKTRDGGTVKLIDLLTEAKERAYALVKEKNPSLAEVDLRRIGEVVGIGAVKYADLSKHRTSDYSFNFELMLNFEGNTAPYLLYAYTRVAGVFRKLGKGFDEVDGKIVLQAEKELDLAARLAQFGEVLNSVADKGTPHVLCSYLYDLAGLFSSFYENCPILAAETPEQQQSRLRLAALTGRTLKQGLELLGLETLERM from the coding sequence ATGAAAGACACCATTCGCCAGCTGATCCAGCAAGCCCTCACCCAACTCGTCACCGACGGTGTGCTGCCTGAAGGGCTATCGCCGGCGATCCAGGTGGAAAACGCCCGGGACAAGACCCACGGCGACTTCGCCAGCAACATCGCGATGATGCTGGCCAAGCCTGCCGGCATGAAGCCGCGCGACCTGGCCGAAAAACTGATCAACGCGCTGCCCGCCAGCGACGACATCAGCAAAGTCGAGATTGCCGGCCCAGGCTTCCTCAACTTCTTCCAGAACACCAGCGCCCTGGCCGACCGCCTGGATGCCGCCCTGGCCGACGGCCACCTGGGCGTGCGCAAGGCAGGCGCCGCCGAGAAGGTGGTAATCGACCTGTCGGCGCCGAACCTGGCCAAGGAAATGCACGTTGGCCACCTGCGCTCGACCATCATCGGCGACAGCGTCGCCCGTGTGCTGGAGTTTCTCGGCGACCAGGTCATCCGCCAAAACCACGTGGGCGACTGGGGCACCCAGTTCGGCATGCTGATGGCCTACCTGCAGGAAAACCCGATCACCAGCGACGAGTTGTCGGACCTGGAGAACTTCTACCGCGCGGCGAAGAAGCGCTTCGACGAGTCCGAAGAATTCGCCACCCGCGCCCGCGGCCTGGTGGTCAAGCTGCAGGCCGGCGACCCTGAGTGCCTGGCCCTGTGGACGCGTTTCAAGGACATCTCGCTGTCGCACTGCCAGAAGACCTACGAACTGCTCAACGTCAAGCTGACCATGGCCGACGTCATGGGCGAAAGCGCCTACAACGACGACCTGGCCAACGTAGTCAGCGACCTCAAGGCCAAGGGCCTGCTGGTTGAGGACCAGGGCGCGCAGTGCGTGTTCCTCGAAGAATTCAAGAACAGCGAAGGCGAACCCCTGCCGGTGATCGTGCAGAAGGCCGACGGTGGCTACCTGTACGCCACCACCGACCTGGCCGCAGTGCGCTACCGCAGCAATGTGCTCAAGGCCGACCGTGCCCTGTACTTCGTCGACCAGCGCCAGGCGCTGCACTTCAACCAGGTGTTCGAAGTAGCGCGCCGTGCAGGCTTCGTCGGCCACCCGATGCAAATGGAACACATGGGCTTCGGCACCATGAACGGCGCCGACGGCCGCCCGTTCAAAACCCGTGACGGCGGCACAGTGAAGCTGATCGACCTGCTCACCGAGGCCAAGGAGCGTGCCTACGCCCTGGTCAAGGAGAAGAACCCGAGCCTGGCCGAAGTCGATCTGCGCCGCATCGGTGAAGTGGTCGGGATCGGCGCAGTGAAGTACGCCGACCTGTCCAAGCACCGCACCAGCGACTACAGCTTCAACTTCGAACTGATGCTCAACTTCGAAGGCAACACCGCGCCCTACCTGCTGTATGCCTACACCCGCGTGGCGGGCGTGTTCCGCAAGCTGGGCAAGGGCTTCGACGAGGTCGACGGCAAGATCGTGCTGCAGGCCGAGAAGGAGCTGGACCTCGCCGCGCGCCTGGCGCAATTCGGCGAAGTGCTTAACAGCGTGGCCGACAAGGGTACGCCGCACGTGCTGTGCAGCTACCTGTACGACCTGGCTGGCCTGTTCTCGAGCTTCTACGAGAACTGCCCAATCCTCGCCGCCGAAACCCCGGAGCAGCAACAGAGCCGCCTGCGCCTGGCTGCCCTGACCGGCCGTACCCTCAAGCAAGGTCTGGAACTGCTCGGCCTGGAAACCCTGGAGCGCATGTAA
- the rdgB gene encoding RdgB/HAM1 family non-canonical purine NTP pyrophosphatase → MMNFQQLVLASHNAGKLKELQAMLGASVQLRSIGEFSQVEPEETGLSFVENAILKARNAARISGLPALADDSGLAVDYLGGAPGIYSARYADGKGDAANNAKLLDALKDVPEAERGAQFVCVLALVRHADDPLPILCEGLWHGRIMFEASGEHGFGYDPLFWVPERNCSSADLAPVDKNQLSHRARAMVLLRQRLGLA, encoded by the coding sequence ATGATGAATTTCCAGCAACTCGTATTGGCCAGCCACAATGCCGGCAAACTCAAGGAACTCCAGGCCATGCTTGGCGCGTCCGTACAGCTGCGCTCGATCGGTGAATTCAGCCAGGTCGAGCCAGAGGAAACCGGCCTGTCGTTCGTCGAGAACGCCATTCTCAAGGCACGCAATGCCGCGCGCATCTCTGGCCTGCCAGCACTGGCCGATGACTCGGGCCTGGCCGTGGACTACCTCGGCGGCGCGCCGGGTATCTATTCTGCTCGCTATGCCGATGGCAAGGGTGACGCGGCAAACAACGCCAAGCTGCTGGACGCCTTGAAAGACGTGCCCGAGGCCGAGCGCGGCGCTCAGTTCGTCTGCGTGCTGGCGCTGGTGCGTCACGCCGACGACCCGCTGCCGATCCTGTGCGAAGGCCTGTGGCACGGGCGCATCATGTTTGAGGCCAGCGGTGAGCACGGCTTTGGCTACGACCCGCTGTTCTGGGTGCCAGAGCGCAATTGCTCGAGTGCGGACCTCGCCCCTGTCGACAAGAACCAGCTCAGCCACCGCGCCCGCGCCATGGTCCTGCTGCGTCAACGCCTGGGCCTGGCATGA